A part of Entelurus aequoreus isolate RoL-2023_Sb linkage group LG03, RoL_Eaeq_v1.1, whole genome shotgun sequence genomic DNA contains:
- the pnn gene encoding pinin, whose translation MAVAVRSLQDQIEKTKEGLKSVDDNIRKLTGRDPNESRPGQPRRFSGPTAGVGAVGGGGRGRGFNLLRRSLSDIGGGGPPAKQRDIEGALLRLAGDQRARRDARNDSDAEDDDDVKKPALQSSVVATSKERTRRDLIQDQTMDEKGKQRNRRMFGLLMGTLQKFKQESNVCSEKQKRRSEIEQKLEVQAEVEKKKLESEKRELFEERRAKQTELRLLEQKVELAQLQEEWTSHNNCLVKFICTKTKPHLFYMPGKMCSATQKLLDDSTKKLNVVFEERREAFVEHINKMESRPRRQLNRDQDGNTAATGKDHSAEGKPAGQVVKVRGNKDMEEEDEDEEEQEEEKEKGVDGEQEYGRKVAEKDELDDEGDSRDGLAKEVEMEFDITGNGEKEREDNTEVQEEKDAGQQGSVEMEAEGGKQEDRIKVEEDEDRIKVEEDEDSKDSKEGPSDLETEKTENNPPSEPSVSQPEASNSTQLSPPTEEPAAAMSETQAAIPTLQSETASNTPGPGPTVNDSEVQDCVTHNPAKQNELGEDSVPKPQPQEAPSDPTALLKEQNDGARGRKKEKESKKGRSKSRSSSSSSGSSSSGSSSSSSGGSSRSSSSSSSSSSSNSSRDGGKRNRKQSSRDKKKEEKSQRKRGGTNGGAKDAQGSEEGKKRKSDEGKSKSSRSNREHKDRDRKDKRR comes from the exons ATGGCGGTGGCGGTGCGCAGCCTGCAAGACCAGATCGAAAAAACCAAAGAAGGCTTAAAAAGTGTTGACGATAATATCCGTAAATTAACCGGCCGAGATCCTAATGAATCGAG ACCGGGTCAGCCTCGCCGGTTTTCGGGGCCCACGGCAGGCGTCGGAGCAGTAGGAGGAGGTGGTCGAGGAAGAGGATTTAACCTGCTCAG GCGCAGTCTCTCGGACATTGGAGGCGGTGGCCCCCCTGCCAAACAGCGGGACATCGAAGGAGCGTTGTTAAG GTTGGCAGGAGACCAGAGGGCCAGGAGAGACGCGCGCAACGACAGTGACGCCGAGGATGACGACGATGTCAAAAAG CCGGCGTTGCAGTCGTCAGTTGTAGCTACCTCCAAGGAGAGAACACGCCGAGAcctcattcaagatcagacaatgGATGAGAAAGGCAAACAGAG GAATCGGCGCATGTTCGGCCTGCTCATGGGGACCCTGCAGAAATTCAAACAGGAGTCTAATGTGTGTTCAGAGAAG cAAAAGCGGCGCTCTGAGATTGAGCAGAAGCTTGAGGTTCAGGCTGAGGTGGAGAAAAAGAAGTTGGAGAGTGAGAAGAGAGAGTTATTTGAAGAGAGGAGAGCCAAACAGACTGAGCTGAGACTACTGGAACAGAAAGTGGAACTAGCTCAGTTG CAAGAGGAGTGGACAAGCCACAATAATTGCCTGGTGAAATTCATTTGCACCAAGACCAAGCCTCATCTCTTTTATATGCCTGGGAAAATGTGCTCCGCCACTCAGAAACTCCTCGACGACTCCACCAAGAAACTAAATG TTGTGTTCGAAGAGCGACGCGAGGCATTCGTAGAGCACATCAACAAGATGGAGTCCCGACCACGGCGGCAGCTAAACCGCGACCAGGACGGCAACACCGCGGCGACAGGGAAGGACCACTCGGCGGAGGGTAAGCCAGCAGGTCAGGTAGTCAAGGTGAGAGGTAACAAGGATATGGAGGAAGAAGATGAGGATGAGGAAGAGCAGGAAGAGGAGAAAGAAAAGGGGGTGGATGGAGAACAGGAGTATGGCAGGAAGGTGGCAGAGAAAGATGAGCTAGATGATGAAGGGGATAGTCGGGATGGGTTAGCTAAGGAGGTGGAGATGGAGTTTGATATAACAGGGAATGGGGAGAAGGAAAGAGAGGATAACACTGAGGTCCAGGAGGAAAAGGATGCAGGTCAACAAGGGTCAGTGGAGATGGAAGCGGAGGGAGGGAAACAGGAGGACAGGATCAAGGTAGAGGAGGATGAGGACAGGATCAAGGTAGAGGAGGATGAAGACAGTAAGGACAGTAAAGAAGGGCCGTCAGATCTGGAAACTGAAAAGACTGAGAACAACCCACCTTCTGAACCAAGCGTGAGCCAACCAGAGGCGTCTAACAGCACTCAGCTCAGCCCCCCCACAGAGGAACCAGCAGCAGCCATGTCTGAGACCCAGGCAGCCATTCCCACCCTTCAATCTGAAACAGCCTCCAACACCCCTGGACCGGGTCCAACCGTTAATGACTCAGAGGTTCAGGATTGCGTCACACACAACCCAGCAAAGCAAAACGAATTGGGGGAAGATTCGGTTCCAAAGCCTCAACCCCAGGAGGCCCCAAGCGACCCCACTGCACTGCTGAAGGAACAGAACGATGGCGCCAGAGGgaggaagaaggagaaggagtcaAAAAAGGGCCGCAGTAAGAGTCGCagttcctcttcctcctctggtTCCTCTTCCAGCGGaagctcttcctcctcctccggtGGTTCCAGCCGGTCCTCGTCCTCGTCGTCTTCGTCTTCGTCATCCAACAGCAGCCGGGACGGTGGCAAGCGCAACAGGAAGCAGTCAAGCAGGGACAAGAAGAAAGAGGAGAAAAGCCAACGCAAGCGCGGCGGAACTAATGGAGGAGCCAAGGATGCCCAGGGGTCCGAGGAGGGGAAGAAGAGGAAGAGCGATGAAGGCAAAAGCAAGTCGTCTCGAAGCAATAGGGAACATAAGGATAGGGACAGGAAGGACAAAAGACGCTAA